A window of the Rhineura floridana isolate rRhiFlo1 chromosome 13, rRhiFlo1.hap2, whole genome shotgun sequence genome harbors these coding sequences:
- the RGS9BP gene encoding regulator of G-protein signaling 9-binding protein: MGKEECKALLDALSKVTACYRHMVLTIGGTSDSQNLREELKKTRQKAQELAVANRNKLTAALKDKTVNKEDKAEFERLWVIFSTCLEILETDMRRALELGQEFPLNMPKKPLIQTGMSGTTSGVAARAMSVQNMRYEADNNIDVVDLKDLENEINQVGEMMYEMEMKVSVPQWTVEAKQDPGAELKSTISVGASSIGMMEVAESKSFCDVSKFLAGIIFTAVLLIAIILAVCVAKLS, translated from the coding sequence ATGGGAAAGGAGGAATGCAAAGCGCTGCTGGACGCGCTCAGCAAAGTGACTGCTTGCTACCGGCATATGGTGCTGACCATCGGGGGCACCTCGGACTCGCAGAACCTGCGCGAGGAGCTGAAGAAGACCCGACAGAAAGCCCAGGAGCTGGCGGTGGCTAATCGGAACAAGCTGACCGCCGCCTTGAAGGACAAGACGGTGAACAAAGAGGACAAGGCGGAGTTCGAGAGGCTTTGGGTCATCTTCTCTACCTGCCTGGAGATCTTGGAGACCGACATGCGGAGGGCCCTGGAGTTGGGCCAGGAGTTCCCTCTCAACATGCCAAAGAAGCCTCTCATCCAGACTGGCATGAGCGGCACCACCTCCGGGGTGGCCGCCAGGGCCATGAGCGTCCAGAACATGAGATATGAGGCGGACAACAATATAGACGTGGTGGATTTGAAAGACTTGGAGAACGAGATCAACCAAGTGGGGGAGATGATGTACGAGATGGAGATGAAAGTCAGCGTCCCGCAGTGGACGGTGGAGGCGAAACAGGACCCCGGAGCAGAGCTGAAATCCACCATCAGCGTGGGCGCCTCCTCTATTGGCATGATGGAGGTGGCGGAGAGCAAGTCCTTCTGTGATGTTAGCAAATTTCTGGCAGGCATCATTTTCACTGCCGTACTCCTGATCGCCATCATCCTGGCAGTGTGTGTTGCAAAACTCTCCTAA